The sequence AAAACAAATTATATACATATGAAAAATATTATTCGCTTCGCATTAATTTCTACTGCTTTTTTTTCTCCTTTTACTGTAAATACTGGATTTTCTCAGTGTAAATCAAAGGAAATCGTAAAATCATCAAAAACCAAACTTCAGCCCTATAAATATTCTGGTGCTGCTGTTAATGATTTTATTATTGATGATAAATCAAAAATGATTGATATTGAATTTACAGTTTACGAAGGACAGGAATACAGACTTGTTTTTTGTCCTTCGTTAAATCTCACTCAAGACATTAAAATCAGTATTTACGATAAAAGAAAAAACTTTAAATCACGAAAACTTATTTTTGAAACATCATCAAAAAGTGAAAATCCTCTTTTCTTTGATCCCCCAAAATCCGGTAACTACTATATTGAATATACAATACCTGCTAATGAAAATCCAGAAACAAAAAGTGAAGGTTGTATGGTACTGATGATTGGTTATCAAACAAAGAAATAATAGATACTTTTTATTACTTAATAAAGAATAATGATCCGGATCATTTATTCATTTAATTATCGCAATCAATAATATAAAATACTCCGCAGATTATAATGATTAACATAACCCTACCTGACGGCTCAATAAGAGAATATAAAGAAGGCATTACTGCCCTGGAAATTGCAGCTTCAATTAGTGAGGGATTGGCACGCAATGTACTTGCTGCTAAAGTCGAAAATGAAGTTTGGGACGCAACAAGACCTATTCATAAAGATTCATCCTTAAAGCTGTTAACATGGAATGATCAGGAAGGAAAGAATGCAATGTGGCATTCATCTGCCCACCTTTTAGCGGAGGCACTTGAAACAATTTACCCTGGAGTTAAATTTGGAATAGGCCCCCCAATTGAAAATGGTTTTTATTATGATGTGGATTTGGAAGGTCAAAACATTTCATCGGATGATTTCAAAAAAATTGAAGATAAAATGCTTGAACTTGCCAGGCAAAAAAATAAATTTGAACGAAAAGAAATTTCAAAAAAAGAGGCCGTAGAATTTTTCAAGAAAAAAAAGGATGAATATAAATTAGAACTTCTTGAAGGTTTAAATGACGGAGATATTACCTTTTATTCCCAGGGAAATTTTACTGATTTATGCAAAGGTCCTCATATTCCAGATACTGGTTTTATTAAGGCAATAAAATTATTGAACATTGCAGGTGCTTATTGGAGAGGAGACGAAAAAAGAAAACAATTAACCCGTATTTATGGTATTACTTTTCCTAAACAAAAGGAACTGGATGAGTACTTGATTTTATTGGAAGAGGCAAAGAAAAGAGATCACCGCAAATTAGGTAAGGAACTCGAGCTTTTCACTTTTAGTGAAAAAGTAGGAATGGGTCTGCCATTATGGCTTCCCAAAGGAGCAGCACTGCGCGAAAGACTGGAGAATTTCCTTAAAAAAGCGCAACTAAAAGCTGGTTATGAACCGGTAATTACTCCTCACATTGGCCATAAAAATTTATATGTAACTTCCGGTCATTATGAAAAATACGGGGCTGATTCATTTCAACCAATAAAAACACCACAAGAGGGTGAAGAGTTTTATTTAAAGCCCATGAATTGCCCCCATCACTGTGAAATCTATAAAAGTAAACCAAGATCCTATAAAGACCTTCCTGTTCGCTATGCTGAATTTGGGACAGTTTACCGGTATGAACAAAGCGGTGAGTTGCATGGCTTAACAAGGGTAAGGGGATTTACACAAGATGATGCTCACTTGTTTTGCATGCCCGAGCAAGTAAAAGAAGAATTTATTAAAGTAATTGATTTAGTGCTTTATGTATTTAAAGCACTTGATTTTCCTGATTATACCGCACAAATATCACTTCGGGATAAAATCAACAGAAGTAAATATATAGGAAGCGATGAGAATTGGGAAAAAGCAGAATCTGCAATTATAGAAGCTGCTGCAGAAAAAGGACTAAGCACGGTTGTGGAATATGGAGAGGCGGCCTTCTACGGCCCCAAACTCGATTTTATGGTAAAGGATGCTTTGGGAAGAAAGTGGCAGTTAGGTACAATTCAGGTGGATTATAATCTCCCAGAGCGTTTTGAACTGGAATATACCGGAAGTGACAATAAAAAACACCGTCCGGTAATGATACATCGGGCTCCATTTGGTTCCCTGGAAAGATTTGTTGCGGTTCTGATTGAACATTGTGCCGGAAATTTTCCTATTTGGCTCACACCAGACCAGGTTGCAATACTCCCTATCAGTGAGAAATACAACGATAATGCAAAAAATCTTTTAAATGTGTTAAAAAATTACGATATTCGCGGCTTTGTTGATGACAGGAATGAGAAAATAGGCAAGAAAATAAGAGACACTGAAATGAAAAAAGTCCCTTATATGCTGATTTTGGGAGAAAAAGAAGTCAATGAGAATACCATTGCAGTAAGAAAACACGTTGAAGGAGACTTAGGTACTTTTACAGTTGAAGGATTTA comes from Bacteroidota bacterium and encodes:
- the thrS gene encoding threonine--tRNA ligase, with the translated sequence MINITLPDGSIREYKEGITALEIAASISEGLARNVLAAKVENEVWDATRPIHKDSSLKLLTWNDQEGKNAMWHSSAHLLAEALETIYPGVKFGIGPPIENGFYYDVDLEGQNISSDDFKKIEDKMLELARQKNKFERKEISKKEAVEFFKKKKDEYKLELLEGLNDGDITFYSQGNFTDLCKGPHIPDTGFIKAIKLLNIAGAYWRGDEKRKQLTRIYGITFPKQKELDEYLILLEEAKKRDHRKLGKELELFTFSEKVGMGLPLWLPKGAALRERLENFLKKAQLKAGYEPVITPHIGHKNLYVTSGHYEKYGADSFQPIKTPQEGEEFYLKPMNCPHHCEIYKSKPRSYKDLPVRYAEFGTVYRYEQSGELHGLTRVRGFTQDDAHLFCMPEQVKEEFIKVIDLVLYVFKALDFPDYTAQISLRDKINRSKYIGSDENWEKAESAIIEAAAEKGLSTVVEYGEAAFYGPKLDFMVKDALGRKWQLGTIQVDYNLPERFELEYTGSDNKKHRPVMIHRAPFGSLERFVAVLIEHCAGNFPIWLTPDQVAILPISEKYNDNAKNLLNVLKNYDIRGFVDDRNEKIGKKIRDTEMKKVPYMLILGEKEVNENTIAVRKHVEGDLGTFTVEGFKDLLNKEIENKLVTF